In the Ruminococcus sp. OA3 genome, one interval contains:
- a CDS encoding ABC transporter permease, whose product MDAEMGSTTADVVVVFGACEDITSKTILVGSLPSQSDTAGCAISSELAFSLWGSTNVLGMQIKIGGEVLYVRGVFDDDTSRVFRQAEEESSDTLSNMQLIFSDGGTREKAERYLTASGFTGGTILDLPLMGWVFDMIYRLPAMVLAFGIVIRLIKRGGKLRHYPMWMISYLPLALIALAGLVICIDFPDIPSSFIPSRWSDFKFWKNLFWNHWENLTVWMSAAPTFRDKELWNAAFLLLLFSLFASVLVAIAARMTSIRAYSGLILSCVIYTLSLCLISVNIVSYNNISIGKVMYFMPCLWLCIDLLLHWQGGKLGFVSHERRFSVDKNSSLPKKEYTFAESGEEAQIYIQEKTSKRT is encoded by the coding sequence ATGGATGCAGAGATGGGGAGTACGACTGCCGATGTGGTTGTTGTTTTTGGAGCCTGTGAAGATATCACGTCAAAAACCATACTCGTTGGTTCTTTACCCTCGCAGTCTGATACAGCGGGCTGCGCCATCAGCTCAGAATTGGCGTTTTCATTATGGGGAAGCACGAATGTGCTCGGTATGCAGATCAAGATTGGAGGGGAGGTATTATATGTTCGTGGTGTATTCGATGATGATACATCAAGGGTATTCCGGCAGGCAGAGGAGGAATCCAGTGATACACTGTCCAATATGCAGTTAATATTTTCTGATGGCGGAACGCGGGAGAAGGCAGAGCGTTATCTTACGGCTTCGGGCTTCACAGGAGGTACAATTCTCGATTTACCACTGATGGGGTGGGTGTTTGACATGATTTACCGGCTTCCCGCTATGGTTTTGGCGTTTGGCATTGTTATAAGGTTGATTAAGCGGGGAGGAAAGCTTCGGCACTATCCGATGTGGATGATTTCCTATCTGCCGCTTGCCTTGATCGCCTTGGCCGGATTAGTGATCTGTATTGATTTTCCGGATATTCCTTCAAGCTTTATCCCTTCAAGGTGGTCTGACTTTAAATTTTGGAAAAATTTATTTTGGAATCATTGGGAGAATCTTACTGTCTGGATGTCGGCAGCCCCGACCTTCCGGGATAAGGAGCTTTGGAATGCGGCGTTTTTACTGCTGTTGTTTTCTTTATTCGCTTCTGTCCTTGTGGCAATAGCGGCCAGGATGACATCAATACGCGCATACTCGGGACTGATTTTGAGCTGCGTGATATATACACTGTCACTTTGTCTGATATCTGTAAATATAGTGTCATACAACAATATTTCGATTGGCAAGGTTATGTATTTCATGCCCTGTCTATGGCTTTGCATTGATCTCTTGCTCCATTGGCAAGGAGGAAAGCTTGGCTTTGTATCCCATGAAAGGAGGTTCTCTGTTGATAAAAACTCTTCTCTGCCGAAGAAAGAATATACCTTCGCCGAAAGCGGCGAGGAAGCCCAAATATATATACAGGAAAAAACATCAAAACGAACATGA
- a CDS encoding extracellular solute-binding protein codes for MKILQRNISVLCLIAILFSMTACGHNTKSEEAHESYVASFFDIPDAVTYISRLLISDDKAYVCCQEGDEVSYLAAISIDDGDFQKLPLVIEDSTVLLDFGMDQHGSIWAVCKDNTGGYSLKKFDRSNAAVQSVDLSSVLDATVTSSSGSEIFMSMDAEGNICIAAKCSSTYAYLFDNNGEFLFDLNYDGNLMTTITTAEGQIGVCATTADRANYHLLTVDIDNKDWHRDPIYLGTTAGLFGGSTDNFYLFDSSSLYGYSAGAQEGKLIFNWSDMGLNTSDVHVCELEDGRFVVLAASSNQTSVLSYEIGVLSRGKDNRTELSMVSLTADPSVVQAVSDFNKTNKEYKIELTEYFPYEQNVSDEEWDNAILNFNTKIISGDIPDILDMSNLSVPIYHNKGLLEDLYTYIKNDSEINMDDYFANVFDAISIDGKLPYITNGVAISTMLANTSALGENGGWTLDSLEKVLETSGLNSISNLSSTSFLEIMLQTNDSFVDWASGECFFNSSEFIELLEFAGKIQESSQSGFEADLSAAVASYEAVYSAYQIARYRDSYQGNVNVIGLPSSHGEYHAIKPEVKIGISSSSKYKDGAWGFVRTFLMKEHQESCYLLPFHKGAFDTVMQAAMNGNSMWTFLYEDGKITQEDVELMRTLLSSVSYAVNESQSLEDIILEEASEFFAGSISVQEAAKKIQSRASLYIKEQM; via the coding sequence ATGAAAATATTACAACGAAACATCTCAGTGCTATGTTTGATAGCGATACTTTTTTCTATGACGGCATGTGGTCATAACACCAAGAGTGAGGAGGCTCATGAATCCTATGTCGCAAGTTTTTTTGACATTCCTGATGCAGTCACATATATTTCAAGGCTCCTGATCAGCGATGACAAGGCTTATGTGTGCTGCCAGGAAGGTGATGAGGTCTCGTATCTGGCGGCAATATCAATTGATGATGGTGATTTTCAAAAGCTGCCGCTGGTAATTGAGGATTCAACTGTACTTCTGGATTTTGGGATGGATCAGCACGGCAGCATATGGGCTGTCTGCAAGGATAATACAGGAGGCTACAGTTTGAAAAAATTTGATCGCAGCAATGCAGCAGTCCAATCCGTAGATTTATCGTCGGTACTGGATGCCACAGTTACTTCCTCATCTGGCAGTGAAATATTTATGAGTATGGATGCCGAGGGGAATATCTGCATAGCAGCCAAATGCAGCAGTACATATGCTTATCTTTTTGACAACAATGGTGAGTTTTTGTTTGATCTCAATTATGATGGAAATCTTATGACCACCATAACGACCGCTGAGGGGCAGATTGGTGTGTGCGCCACTACTGCGGACAGAGCGAACTATCATCTGCTTACCGTGGATATAGATAATAAGGATTGGCACAGAGATCCCATTTATTTAGGAACAACAGCAGGTCTGTTTGGGGGAAGTACCGACAATTTCTATCTTTTTGACTCCTCAAGCCTGTATGGTTATAGTGCCGGGGCACAGGAAGGTAAGCTTATCTTCAACTGGTCTGATATGGGGTTGAACACATCGGATGTTCATGTATGTGAGCTTGAGGATGGCCGATTTGTGGTTCTGGCCGCGTCGTCCAACCAGACTTCTGTACTCTCCTATGAGATAGGGGTGCTTTCCAGGGGAAAAGATAATCGGACAGAACTCAGTATGGTGAGCCTGACTGCCGATCCAAGTGTTGTCCAGGCTGTTTCGGATTTTAATAAAACAAATAAAGAATATAAGATTGAACTGACGGAATATTTTCCATATGAGCAAAACGTATCCGATGAGGAATGGGATAATGCCATTTTAAATTTTAATACAAAGATTATTTCAGGGGATATACCAGACATTTTGGATATGAGCAATTTATCGGTTCCGATCTACCATAACAAGGGGTTGTTGGAGGATCTCTATACGTATATTAAGAACGACTCAGAAATTAATATGGATGACTATTTCGCAAATGTGTTTGACGCCATAAGCATTGACGGTAAACTGCCTTACATTACAAATGGTGTAGCTATATCCACAATGCTGGCTAATACAAGTGCCCTTGGTGAAAATGGGGGATGGACGCTGGACAGCCTGGAAAAAGTTCTGGAAACCTCGGGGCTAAATTCCATAAGTAATCTGTCAAGTACATCATTTCTTGAAATAATGCTCCAGACCAATGACAGCTTTGTTGACTGGGCCTCTGGTGAGTGCTTTTTCAACTCTTCGGAGTTCATAGAATTGCTGGAGTTTGCCGGGAAAATTCAGGAGAGCAGCCAGAGCGGCTTCGAAGCGGACTTGAGTGCTGCTGTAGCATCTTATGAAGCTGTTTACAGTGCATACCAAATTGCACGGTACAGAGATTCCTATCAGGGAAACGTAAATGTAATAGGCCTGCCAAGCTCCCATGGAGAATACCATGCGATCAAGCCGGAAGTAAAGATTGGAATATCCTCATCCAGCAAGTATAAGGATGGTGCATGGGGGTTTGTGAGGACATTTTTGATGAAAGAGCATCAGGAGTCCTGTTATCTTCTGCCATTCCATAAGGGAGCGTTTGATACTGTAATGCAGGCCGCTATGAATGGTAATTCCATGTGGACGTTCCTGTACGAGGACGGGAAGATAACACAGGAGGATGTAGAGCTTATGAGGACGCTCTTAAGCAGTGTGTCCTATGCAGTAAATGAAAGCCAGAGCCTGGAGGACATCATATTAGAAGAAGCCTCAGAATTTTTTGCCGGATCGATAAGCGTACAGGAAGCTGCCAAAAAGATCCAGAGCCGCGCCAGCCTTTATATAAAGGAACAGATGTAG
- a CDS encoding HAMP domain-containing sensor histidine kinase produces MQFILTLTIILFMFLLFQMLLKSYKRYFDEVVNGIDQLMEDDAQISLSPELEIIEHKLDHVRQTLKTRAFETKRAEQRKNDLVVYLAHDIKTPLTSVMGYLSLLDENPDMADVKKLKYIHIAWEKANRLKTLIDEFFEIARSNSDSLSLKKTNIDLYYMMAQISDELYPHLNSCGKHIANRISEDMVLYGDSEKLARVFNNILKNAIAYSAGSSDITISAQELPGKTVVKFENKGDLPEDKLNVIFDKFYRLDSSRSSATGGSGLGLAIAKDIVVKHGGEIKAECSNGTTVFIVELPSV; encoded by the coding sequence ATGCAGTTTATTCTTACGCTAACGATCATCCTCTTTATGTTTCTGCTATTTCAGATGCTGCTGAAATCATATAAAAGATATTTTGATGAAGTTGTGAACGGCATTGACCAGCTCATGGAGGATGACGCACAGATATCCTTATCTCCCGAATTAGAAATTATCGAACATAAATTGGACCATGTCAGGCAGACACTAAAAACACGGGCGTTTGAGACAAAGAGAGCCGAGCAGAGAAAGAATGATCTTGTGGTTTATCTGGCTCACGATATAAAAACTCCGCTCACCTCAGTCATGGGATATCTCAGCCTTTTGGATGAAAATCCGGACATGGCTGATGTGAAGAAATTAAAATACATCCATATCGCATGGGAGAAGGCGAATCGGCTTAAAACTTTGATTGATGAATTTTTTGAGATCGCACGCAGCAATTCAGACTCCCTTTCTCTGAAAAAGACAAATATTGATCTTTACTATATGATGGCACAGATTTCAGATGAACTGTATCCACATCTGAATTCATGTGGAAAGCACATTGCAAACAGGATCTCCGAAGATATGGTATTGTACGGCGACTCTGAAAAGCTGGCACGGGTATTCAATAACATTTTGAAAAATGCCATAGCATATAGTGCAGGCAGCAGTGACATAACAATTTCAGCGCAGGAGCTGCCCGGAAAGACGGTTGTCAAATTTGAAAATAAGGGTGATCTTCCGGAAGACAAGCTTAATGTGATCTTCGACAAATTTTATCGTCTGGACAGCTCAAGATCGAGCGCGACCGGCGGTTCCGGACTTGGTCTTGCCATCGCGAAAGATATTGTTGTAAAGCACGGTGGTGAAATAAAGGCTGAATGCAGTAACGGAACTACTGTGTTTATCGTTGAACTTCCCTCAGTTTAA
- the vanR gene encoding VanR-ABDEGLN family response regulator transcription factor translates to MAEKILVVDDEKEIADLIEAYLQNENLDVYKFYSGTEALDYMERMEFDLVILDIMLPDMSGLSICQIVRDKGYACPVIMLTAKDSETDKITGLTLGADDYITKPFRPLELLARVKAQLRRYKKYNTVSASHVTEAIFEYAGLTMNVKTYECTIDGNSLLLTPTEFSILRILLERKGSVVSAEDLFHEVWQDEYYTKSNNTLTVHIRHLREKMGDTGERPKYIKTVWGVGYKIEEI, encoded by the coding sequence TTGGCCGAGAAAATACTTGTGGTTGATGATGAGAAAGAAATTGCTGACTTGATTGAAGCCTACCTTCAAAATGAAAATCTGGATGTGTATAAGTTCTACTCAGGTACAGAAGCTCTTGACTATATGGAGCGTATGGAGTTTGATCTCGTCATATTGGACATTATGCTTCCGGATATGAGTGGCCTGTCAATATGCCAGATTGTGAGAGATAAGGGTTACGCCTGTCCTGTCATCATGCTTACGGCAAAAGATTCGGAAACAGATAAGATTACCGGTCTGACACTTGGGGCAGATGATTATATTACAAAACCTTTTCGGCCGCTTGAACTGCTGGCCAGGGTGAAGGCACAGCTTCGCCGATACAAGAAATATAATACAGTCTCCGCCTCACATGTAACAGAAGCAATCTTTGAGTATGCGGGATTGACTATGAATGTGAAGACTTATGAATGTACGATTGACGGAAACAGCCTGCTGCTAACGCCAACAGAATTTTCAATCCTACGTATTCTTCTGGAGCGCAAGGGCAGCGTAGTCAGTGCAGAGGATTTGTTTCATGAAGTCTGGCAGGACGAATATTATACCAAGAGCAACAATACCCTCACCGTACACATTCGCCATCTTCGTGAGAAGATGGGGGATACCGGTGAAAGACCCAAATATATCAAAACTGTATGGGGGGTTGGATACAAAATTGAAGAAATTTAA
- a CDS encoding thioredoxin domain-containing protein, with the protein MSSNHLSGQSSPYLIQHANNPVDWYPWSDEAFERARQEDKPVFLSIGYSTCHWCHVMAHESFENEEIAGILNQNFISIKVDREERPDIDSVYMEVCQKLTGSGGWPMSIFMTAEQKPFYAGTYFPPVNRSGMMGFRELLLEINKLWKHKKADLLHSAEQILGQMNIDKGSTEEKAKEQSEKEMDSGLPGQAVELFTRSFDKNYGGFGLAPKFPTPHNLIFLMLYSRIECDDTFYQAGKTLEQMRRGGIFDHIGYGFSRYSTDRFYLVPHFEKMLYDNALLMIAYAAAFKISEDNMFLDTAEKIAEYILREMTGPEGEYYSAQDADSEGREGMYYVWDYEEICKILGREKGAEFCSYFGITEDGNFEGKNIPNLLNGNDISDRFHKEKKLLYDNRQLRTKLHLDDKVLTAWNSLMISAMAVLYRVTGKERYLQSAVQAHRFIEKNLADGTILFVSCRDGAGNVRGFLDEYAYYTAALLSLYEAVSDEKYLRRARQICNEARRQFADQNGGGFFLYGNRNDRLITRPKETYDGAIPSGNSVMAYCLVRLYQITGNEDYKNAAEHQLAYMSSAAEDYPAGYCMFLTALLLYDYPPQKITVILSKTDRKEEIISRLPLYADIKIREEETPEFPLLNEKTTYYVCKNYICLPPANEIKN; encoded by the coding sequence ATGAGCAGTAATCATTTAAGTGGTCAAAGCAGTCCGTATCTTATACAACATGCCAATAATCCTGTCGACTGGTATCCGTGGTCTGATGAGGCATTTGAAAGAGCCAGACAGGAAGATAAACCGGTTTTTTTAAGTATCGGCTACAGTACCTGTCACTGGTGTCATGTGATGGCGCATGAGAGTTTTGAAAATGAGGAAATTGCCGGTATTCTAAACCAGAATTTCATTTCCATCAAGGTAGACAGGGAAGAGCGGCCCGATATAGACAGTGTGTATATGGAAGTCTGCCAGAAATTGACGGGGAGTGGCGGATGGCCTATGAGTATTTTTATGACAGCAGAGCAGAAGCCCTTCTATGCGGGAACGTATTTTCCACCTGTGAACCGATCTGGCATGATGGGATTTCGGGAACTGTTACTGGAAATCAATAAGCTCTGGAAACATAAGAAAGCCGATTTGCTGCATTCGGCAGAACAGATTTTAGGTCAGATGAATATAGATAAAGGCAGTACGGAAGAGAAGGCGAAAGAGCAGTCTGAAAAAGAAATGGACAGCGGACTGCCCGGACAGGCTGTAGAATTGTTCACACGATCTTTTGACAAAAATTACGGTGGATTTGGTTTGGCGCCTAAATTTCCAACCCCCCATAATTTAATATTTCTTATGTTGTATTCCCGGATTGAGTGTGATGATACATTTTATCAGGCGGGAAAGACTCTGGAGCAGATGCGAAGAGGGGGGATTTTTGATCATATTGGCTATGGGTTTTCCAGATATTCTACAGACCGTTTTTATCTTGTGCCTCATTTTGAGAAAATGTTATATGATAATGCCCTGCTGATGATCGCTTACGCAGCTGCATTTAAGATATCTGAAGATAACATGTTTTTAGATACGGCTGAAAAAATCGCGGAGTATATTTTACGGGAAATGACAGGACCTGAGGGCGAATATTACTCTGCCCAGGATGCGGACAGTGAGGGCAGGGAGGGAATGTATTATGTCTGGGATTATGAAGAAATTTGTAAGATACTCGGCAGAGAAAAGGGAGCGGAATTCTGCAGTTATTTCGGAATCACTGAAGACGGAAACTTCGAGGGGAAAAATATTCCGAACCTGTTGAACGGGAATGATATATCCGATAGATTCCATAAAGAAAAAAAGCTTCTGTATGATAATCGCCAGCTGAGAACAAAGCTTCATCTGGATGACAAGGTCCTTACTGCATGGAACTCCCTGATGATTTCTGCCATGGCGGTACTATACCGGGTCACCGGAAAGGAAAGGTATCTTCAATCGGCTGTGCAGGCGCATCGCTTCATTGAAAAAAATCTGGCAGACGGAACAATACTTTTTGTCAGCTGCCGGGATGGAGCCGGGAATGTAAGAGGATTTCTTGATGAGTATGCCTATTACACAGCCGCATTGCTCAGCCTTTACGAGGCGGTCTCTGATGAAAAGTATCTGAGGCGTGCCCGGCAGATCTGTAATGAAGCGCGGCGGCAGTTTGCGGATCAAAATGGCGGAGGATTCTTTCTGTACGGGAACCGTAATGACAGATTGATAACGAGGCCGAAAGAAACCTATGATGGTGCGATACCCAGCGGGAATTCCGTGATGGCTTACTGTCTTGTACGGCTATATCAGATCACGGGTAATGAAGATTATAAAAATGCAGCAGAGCATCAGCTTGCATATATGTCCAGTGCGGCGGAAGACTATCCGGCAGGGTACTGTATGTTTCTGACTGCACTTCTGCTATATGACTATCCCCCACAGAAGATTACCGTTATATTGTCGAAAACGGACAGAAAAGAAGAAATCATAAGCCGACTTCCGCTGTATGCGGATATAAAAATACGGGAGGAAGAAACGCCGGAGTTTCCATTACTGAATGAAAAAACAACATATTACGTTTGTAAGAATTATATATGCCTTCCGCCGGCAAATGAGATAAAGAATTGA
- a CDS encoding response regulator — protein sequence MRSSKKKNSTTRFLIFSFIGLLLFSVVVFSILGIYMNRKSKKTIYEVGQIYMSGMNEQMSRHFENIIKLRFDQVDGIISVVSAENYDTESLYEELVYRAQVRGFDYLAICSDEGNFETLSGAPIQPLNPSPFVEALNRRERRVAVGVDAAGNEVVLFGVDATYPMKNGNKGTGLVAAVPLDYITDFLSLEDEGQLTYYHIIRSDGSFVIRNPNTELWEFFNQLQQQLDPSAEKSTAENSLEGFAAALRDHKEYTTIFEVNGEERQIYGIPLPCSEWYLVSVMPYGILDETINSLSVQRMFITLLACASILILLTLIFLRYFSMTRLQLQELEKTRQVAIEANKAKSEFLANMSHDIRTPMNAIVGMTAIATAHVDDREQVRNCLRKITLSSKHLLGLINDVLDMSKIESGKLTLTTEQISLKEVVQGIVNIMQPQVKAKKQSFDIHVENIMTEDVWCDGVRLNQILLNLLSNATKYTPEGGAIRLSLFEEASPKGENYVRIHIYVKDNGIGMSPEFLSKIYDSYSRADESRIHKTEGAGLGMSITKYIVDAMEGTIDVQSEPDRGTEFHITVDFEKAAAMQEDMVLPSWNMLVVDDDELLCQTAANELKSFGIKAEWTLSGEKAIELVIRRHKKGDDYQIILLDWKLPGMDGIQVAKEIRRNLGDEIPILLISAYDWSEFETEAREAGISGFISKPLFKSTLFYGLRQYMDGEETQDRISDQAIDMSGRRILLAEDNELNWEVAKELLADLGVELDWAEDGHICLEKFRKSPEGYYDAILMDIRMPHMTGYEAARSIRGLDHPNASSVPIIAMSADAFSEDIRHCLACGMNAHIAKPVEITELTRLLKRYFI from the coding sequence GAATTCCACCACCCGTTTTCTCATATTCAGTTTTATCGGGCTTCTGCTCTTTAGTGTAGTTGTTTTCAGTATTCTGGGAATTTATATGAATCGAAAAAGCAAAAAGACCATATACGAAGTTGGACAAATCTACATGTCCGGAATGAACGAACAAATGTCCAGACATTTTGAAAACATCATCAAACTTCGGTTTGATCAGGTGGACGGCATCATTTCCGTGGTCTCGGCAGAGAATTACGATACAGAAAGTCTGTATGAGGAACTTGTCTACAGGGCACAGGTCAGGGGCTTTGATTATCTGGCGATCTGTTCTGATGAAGGAAACTTTGAAACACTCAGCGGAGCACCGATACAGCCGCTTAATCCATCTCCTTTTGTAGAAGCATTAAATCGCAGGGAGCGAAGAGTTGCGGTAGGTGTTGATGCGGCGGGCAATGAAGTGGTATTGTTTGGCGTTGATGCAACTTATCCGATGAAGAACGGCAATAAGGGCACTGGTCTGGTCGCAGCCGTGCCTCTGGATTATATCACCGATTTTCTTTCTTTGGAGGATGAAGGACAGCTGACGTACTATCATATTATCCGTTCGGATGGAAGTTTTGTCATACGAAATCCCAACACTGAGTTGTGGGAGTTTTTTAATCAGCTGCAACAGCAACTCGATCCTTCCGCAGAAAAATCAACGGCAGAAAACTCTCTTGAAGGATTCGCCGCAGCTTTGAGGGATCACAAAGAATATACCACAATATTTGAGGTAAATGGTGAGGAAAGGCAGATTTACGGCATTCCTTTACCATGTTCCGAGTGGTATCTGGTATCGGTCATGCCTTACGGTATATTGGACGAGACCATAAACAGCCTGAGCGTTCAACGCATGTTCATTACGCTGCTGGCCTGTGCTTCTATATTAATCCTGCTGACTTTGATATTTCTTCGGTATTTTTCCATGACCCGCCTGCAGCTACAGGAACTGGAGAAGACACGTCAGGTGGCGATTGAGGCAAATAAAGCAAAAAGTGAATTTTTAGCCAATATGAGTCATGATATCCGCACACCTATGAACGCAATCGTGGGTATGACCGCGATTGCAACAGCACACGTAGATGACCGTGAACAGGTGCGGAACTGCCTGAGGAAGATCACCCTGTCAAGCAAACATCTGCTGGGGCTGATTAATGATGTTTTGGACATGTCTAAAATTGAGAGTGGTAAATTGACTTTGACAACAGAGCAGATTTCTTTAAAAGAAGTTGTTCAGGGGATTGTTAATATTATGCAGCCGCAGGTGAAAGCAAAAAAACAAAGTTTTGATATACATGTTGAAAATATTATGACGGAAGACGTATGGTGTGATGGCGTGCGTCTGAATCAGATTTTACTGAATCTTTTGTCCAATGCGACAAAGTATACACCTGAAGGAGGGGCGATACGATTATCCCTGTTTGAGGAAGCATCTCCAAAAGGAGAGAACTATGTCCGAATTCATATTTACGTTAAGGATAATGGAATTGGCATGTCACCGGAATTCCTGAGCAAAATATATGATTCCTACAGCCGCGCCGATGAAAGCAGAATACATAAGACTGAGGGAGCAGGTTTGGGAATGTCCATCACGAAATACATTGTGGATGCAATGGAAGGGACCATTGATGTGCAAAGCGAACCTGATAGAGGTACAGAATTCCATATTACAGTGGACTTTGAAAAAGCTGCCGCGATGCAAGAGGATATGGTTCTTCCCTCCTGGAATATGCTGGTAGTTGACGATGACGAATTGTTATGTCAAACTGCCGCAAACGAACTAAAATCTTTTGGAATAAAAGCTGAATGGACACTGAGTGGGGAGAAGGCAATAGAACTGGTAATCCGGCGCCACAAAAAGGGAGACGATTATCAGATCATTCTATTAGACTGGAAACTGCCTGGCATGGATGGCATTCAGGTTGCCAAAGAGATTCGGCGTAATTTAGGAGATGAAATACCGATTCTGCTTATCTCTGCATACGATTGGAGCGAATTTGAGACGGAGGCCCGTGAGGCGGGGATCAGCGGTTTCATTTCCAAGCCGCTGTTTAAATCTACTTTATTTTATGGTCTGCGCCAATATATGGACGGTGAAGAGACACAGGACAGGATATCGGATCAGGCGATTGATATGTCCGGACGCCGTATTCTGTTAGCTGAGGACAATGAACTTAACTGGGAAGTCGCAAAAGAATTATTGGCTGATCTGGGCGTGGAACTTGACTGGGCAGAAGATGGACACATATGTCTGGAAAAGTTCCGTAAATCGCCGGAGGGATATTACGATGCGATACTTATGGATATACGGATGCCGCATATGACGGGATATGAGGCTGCAAGATCAATCCGTGGGCTGGATCACCCGAATGCTTCATCTGTTCCGATCATTGCCATGAGTGCGGATGCTTTTTCTGAAGATATCCGTCATTGCTTAGCGTGCGGTATGAACGCCCATATTGCAAAGCCTGTTGAGATTACGGAATTGACACGCCTGTTGAAAAGATATTTTATATAG